Genomic window (Desulfatirhabdium butyrativorans DSM 18734):
TAACGATTTGGCTCATGGAGAGATTCCTTTCAGGCTTTGGCAAATAGTCTCCGTCTGACACGAATCCAGAAGTATTCTTCATTTGATAGCTATTCCCAACGGCGTCATCTACCATAGAAGCGAGGGTCCAGTGTTGTCAAGAAGAAAATCCGGATGATATGGCCGGCAGGAGTCAGGAGTCAGAAGTCAGGGGTCAGGAGTCAGAAGAAAAGCGGATGGCTCCTGGCTCCTGACTTCTGACTCCTGATATTCGACTTTCGTAAATACACGGCGGTGGCGCCGCCCCCGGAAATGAAAATCATGTCGTTGTTCCGGCAGATGCGGCATACAGCCCAAGGCATTCGCAGGAACTCGTAGGGGCGACCGGCCGGTCGCCCCTACAGGCTACCCAATGGCCGCTGATGTATTTTCACGATCAATGTCCATGGCGGCATCGCCGCCCCAAGGGGGGAAAATCCGATCCTTGCTTCCTGGAGGGCGGCCACATAGGGCCGCCCCTACGAAATCAAACCGTTCCCATCCACCCCTTTTCCCTCTTCCCTTTTCCCTCTTCCCTCTTCCCTGAACTCGCATTTTCACGATAAATTGCTTTTGAAACCGTTCTGTTATATAGAGTTGCTCCAAATCGATCCCAGGCAACATGCATTTGTGTCAGGGAAAAGCCAGCCGTTGAAGAGCAACAAGGAGATGCGCATGAAGATGCCGGATATACCCAAATGGCTGAACCGCAAGGAAGAGCGCCGCCAATTGACGGCCTATCTTCAGGAACATCGCATGGCGACCTACGGATTCATCCAGGTTCCAGAGGATGAGAAAGTGGCTTATGTCCGAAGGCATTTCAATTCCGTCGCCCAGCGCTACGACCTGATGAACACCATACTCAGCCTCGGGATCCATTACATCTGGAAACATGTGGCCGTCAACCGCATGGGGTTGAAACCCGGCGACCGCGTGCTGGATGTTTGCGGTGGAACCGGCGATCTGTCGATTCTTGCCGACCGGAAAATCGGTAATCAGGGGCAGGTATTTCTCTGCGATATCAACCGGGAAATGATCGACGCCGGAAAAAACAAACCGACAAATGCCGTTCACCGCCGACGTATCGCCTACATTCAGGGAGACATCGAAGCGCTCGCCTTCCCGGATGGCTCCATGGACGCCGCCATGGTTGGATTCGGGATTCGCAACGTGACGCACATGGAAAAAGGGTTTGCGGAGATGTTCCGTGTGCTGAAGCCCGGTGGGACCTTGATGTGTCTGGAATTTTCACAGCCTGTCTGGAAATGGTTCCGCATGCTCTATGATTTCCACTCGTTCTATATCATGCCCTGGCTTGGGGAACTGATCGCCGGTTCCCGCAAGGCCTATGTCCATCTTCCGGAAACGATCCGTTTGTTTCCGCTTCCGGATGAACTGGCGGAAACCCTCGAGAATATCGGTTTTACCGCCGTCCGTTACCAAAGACTCACCAACGGAATTGCGGTCGTTCACACCGGCAGAAAACCGCCTGTCTGATCCCGGTTTCCTGCCCATCTTTTCTACCCATACACCCATGAGGGAAGCCACAGCGTGATCCCTGGGATCAGACCGATCAGCCCCAGGC
Coding sequences:
- the ubiE gene encoding bifunctional demethylmenaquinone methyltransferase/2-methoxy-6-polyprenyl-1,4-benzoquinol methylase UbiE yields the protein MKMPDIPKWLNRKEERRQLTAYLQEHRMATYGFIQVPEDEKVAYVRRHFNSVAQRYDLMNTILSLGIHYIWKHVAVNRMGLKPGDRVLDVCGGTGDLSILADRKIGNQGQVFLCDINREMIDAGKNKPTNAVHRRRIAYIQGDIEALAFPDGSMDAAMVGFGIRNVTHMEKGFAEMFRVLKPGGTLMCLEFSQPVWKWFRMLYDFHSFYIMPWLGELIAGSRKAYVHLPETIRLFPLPDELAETLENIGFTAVRYQRLTNGIAVVHTGRKPPV